A window of Maioricimonas rarisocia genomic DNA:
TGGGTGTCGGTCCCCGCTTGACGTCGGCCCGTACCGGCTGACGTCCTTCCATGACGCTCCAGCCGTAATTGCCTCCCTTCTTCACGAGGTAGACAAGTTCCCACAGCTCCCAACCGACATCGCCACACCACAGTTCGCCGTTGGCCGGGTTGAAGCTCATCTTCCAGGGATTGCGGAAGCCGTACGCCCAGACTTCCGGCCGGGCATCGGGGAGGTCGACGAACGGATTGTCCGCCGGCACCGTGTACGGCTGCCCATTGGAAGGCTGGTCCACGTCGATCCTCATGATCGTCGCCCGCAGATCGCCGACGTCCTGACCGGTCTCTTCCGAATCCGGCGGGAATGGACCGACGCCGTCCCCCGACGAGATGTACAGGTAGCCATCGGGACCGAACTTCAGGCATCCGCCGTTGTGTCCCCCCGATGGCCAGGTGATGAGAATCTCTTCGCTCTCGGGATCGACGACCGGCTGCGGACCGTCGGTCATGCGGAAGCGGGAGACGCGTGTGCCGTCTTCGGTGGTGCCGGGCAGCACGTAACAGAGGAAGATCTGCCGGTTCTCTTCGTACTCGGGATGAAACGTGAGGCCGTAGGAACGGCTGTGATGCTCGATCGTTGCGTGGGCGTCGTGCACCAGCACGGGTTCTGGCGACGTCTCGTCCGGAGAGAACGCCAGCAGCTTGCCATCAAGTTGCAGCATGAACAGTCGCCCGCTGCCAGGCTCGAGGGCCATGTCGACCGGGCGGTCAAACTCGAGGCCGTCGAAGACCCGCTCGACCGAATAGGGCGCGGGGGGCTCCGGCGTGCCGACAATGCGCGACGTCGTCCATGGTTCCCGCGTTTCGGATGCAGTCAGGGGAGGCCCGACGGGAACCATCAGAAACAGTCCCGCAATCAGGAAGATCACCGGACGCAACGCAGCGGCAGCAGGCGTTCGCATAAATGACTCCGCGCACTCGGGGCGACCATCTCGCCGGATCGGTTCGATGGACGGGTCGTGACAACGACGCGGGCCGCCGACAGAATGCCGCGTCCCGTGCGTCTATCACAACCGGATTGCCGAGCGACGACAACCGTGAAAGCCTGGGGTCCGCCCCGGGAGACCATCTCGTGGCCTGCCGGAGCGGCTGCAGAACAGCGAGTGCCTGGCCGCCTGCTCGCCTGTTTCAGGCTTCGAGCAGCGAACGGATCACCGGGTCATGCAGTCCGCGAGCCATGGCCCGGGCGGACGAGAAATCCTGGTGACGACTGTGTTCGTGCGGCACGGAGATGATGTGCGCACCGGCCGCAGCCGCAGCACGGGTCCCTGCCTCACTGTCTTCCAGAACCAGCATTTCTGCCGGTTCCACTTCAAGCAGTTCTGCAGCGCGCAGATAGATTTCCGGATTCGGCTTGCCGCGTGTGACATCCTCGGCAGTGAGCATCATGTGAAACCGGCTGGTCAGTTCGAACCGACCAAGGAGCTTCTGCAGATAGCTTCGCTCGGATGACGTCGCGACCCCCTTGGGTAGATTGCGGACCTCGAGATGGTCGAGCAGTTCCAGCAGCCCCGGCATCGGCGCGATCGACCTTTCGATCAGGGCGAAGAAGATTTCGAAGTACTCGACGCGGATACTCTCGAACGTCTCGTCGAGCCCGTTGTGGTCGATCAGGACCTGAAACGACTCTTCGGCACGGCGTCCCATCATCTGGTGGAACATTTCCGCCGTGGGCACCTTGCCGCGTCGGCGCAGCAGCGTGTGAGTCGCCTCGTGAAATATTTCTTCCGTGTTGAACATCAGGCCATCGCAGTCGAACACAACGGCCCGGATCTTGACTGACATCCCTGTTACTGACCTTCCTTGGCGGCTTCCGGTTTCAGCTCCCGAATCCGGAAATTGCGGACATCGCTGACGGTCTGAAATGTGGCCAGCCCCAGCGGCTTGCACAGCTCCATTTCGAGCCGCACGTCGATGTTCTTCTCGGAATAGTCGACGTCGGCCAGCATCTCGTCGCCGACCCAGGCCCTGATGTGCGTGTCGGTCACCACAACCCGGACCGAATACCATTTGCCGTTCTCGAACGAGACGAAGTCAGTCGTTTCGTTCTCGGAGGCATCGAACCCGTTGATGCTCGAGATACCGGTCAGTCCGCCGCCCCATCCCCCCAGGATGAGCGAGCAACAGTTCTTCTTCACGGGGAATGTGAGTCCACAGAAGAAGTCGTTGCCGTCGACGCGTTGTGCTTCGAGCTGGATCTCGTAGTTGACGCGAGGCAGATCCTTGCCGGTCCAGGTAATACCGGTCAGCGGCTCTCCCTGTTCGATCCTCAGGACCTTGTCCTTCTCCCGCACGATGACCGATCCCTGGCCGCCGAAGTCGGTCACCTTCCAGTTCTCGAGCGACTTGCCGTCGAACAGGGGCCGCCAGCCTTTTTCGCTGTCTGCCTTTTCGTTCGACTTCGCGTCGGACGCTGCGGCCGACTTTGTTTCTTCGCCGAAGCTGGTTCCGATAGGGGCCAGAGATGCCACCGCAAAGACCATTACCAGTGCGGCAGCAGGCGCCGGAAAACACCAACGGCGGAAGTCCGTACGATTCGCGTCAGCTGCCGACATACCGTCCATCCTCGGAAGAAGCTTCAGGGGGAAAGAGTTGCTGCATTGACGCCGTTCAGGTCGGCTGTGCGCCGGTCGTCGCCGCCGACACGTCGGAGCGGGAGAAGGCGACTTCGATCAGCGTTGTCACGCCGTATCCTTTGGGAGAGTGCCCCTTGCGAAAGTGAACCCGCCACAGCAGATCACCATCCAGCTGATCCAGACCGTCCATTGCGGACGGAATGTACGTTTCGAAGGACTCACCCGGCTCGAGCGCACGACCGAGTTCCTGCTGCGCCAGATCCCATTCGCTGGTCATCGGATGATCGAACAGAAACACCCGCGGCTCGCCGGCCGGCTTGTCTTCGGCCCGGATCACGAAGTTGTTGGCGAGCATCTCTCCGTTCGAGTTGACGGCCCGCTTCAGGAGCAGTTCTGCATCGAGCGGGACAACGACCTGTTCGTCGGAGACGTTGGTAAATCGCAGCCAGAGTTTGAGGACCGGTTCTGAGGCGGACCGCTTGCGGGAGGCATCACCGGAGAAGTGCGTGAACCGGATCGGATCTTCGGTGACCCGGAGCACCTCGACTTCAATGCTGCCGAACGTCTGCGATTCCCCCAGTTTCAATGTGTGTCCGGCCGGCATGGATGCGGCCGCGTCGTACTCGCTGAACTGACCGTCCGGAATTGGTTTGACGTCGGGAAGGCTCTCGAGGTGATGCGGATGAGCGGCTGCCGAAGCCAGCTTCAACCACAGATAGACCGCCACGAGCGTGATGGCACTGGCGTAGCTGGCCAGAACCACGATTCCATATTTCGGCCCCGGCTTCCCGCTACCGTTCCCGTTTTTCGATCCTGACGCAGTCGTGGAAGCCGGCCGATGCCTGGGCGGGTCGCTCATTTCTGCCGGCAGCTCCATGCGAACGGTTTCTTCCTCCGCTGCCGAAGCCCTCGGAGGAGCGGTCGTATCGTACAGCGTGTCATCGTCGTCGCGATCGGCTTGCATGTCGCGGGGCCCGTCATCGCCCGATGCGGCGGAACTCTCGGCCTTGTGAGCGTCCTCTGCGGTAACGTCCGGGCCGCCTGCCTCGTCCGAAACGGACGCGGCCTCGGCAACAAACGGCTCTTCCCCCGAGTTCGGATCAATACCCCCAGCATGCACGCCTGATTCGCCGGAGGGGACTTCGTCGCTGAAGATCGAGCTGGGACTCTCCTCGGACGAATCCTCACCCGTGGACGGTGCCGTCCTGTCGGCATTCCCGGATTCGCCAGCCGCCCCGCTCTGGTTTTCGGGGAGCACTCCCAGTCGCGAGTCGCCGCGCGAATCCTTGCCACCGACCCCGGAACCAACCTGGTCGTTGAGCCAGTCGAAATTGGGGGCGGAGTCTCCCGGTTTGCGCGGGTTGGAGTCCTGCGGCATCAAATCAATCCCATCGGCGCGCTGAGCGGTCAATCGTTGGAATCCACGGCACCTTCCGTGTCGGCCGTGGCCCTAATCACTTTCCACCAATCGATTTTGACGTCGGGATCGCTGCCGGGCAACCCCAGCGACGGATGGTACGGTAACTCCGCAATGACCGGCACGCCCGCACGGCTCGCAATCTCTGCGGCATTGCTGGCGACTGAGTCATCTGCCGGCGGCACCACGTGGTTCATGACGATGCCCGCCACGTGCAGCCCCCGGCTGCGAGCGACTTCCACGGTCATCAGCGTGTGGTTGATCGTCCCCAGACGCTGCGGTGAGACAATCAGCAGTGGAAAACCGAAGTCGACGGCAAGGTCGGCGACCGTTTCGCGATCCGTCAGTGGGCACAGTAGCCCTCCGACGCCCTCAACGAGCAGCACATCGGCCGCGTCATCCCATCCGTGAATGCCGGTTCGCAGCAACTGCTCGTCGATCGTGCGGCCTTCCTCACGTGCCGCCACCGGGGGGGCCAACGGCGCCACGAACCGCTGTGGGCAGATGCGGTCGACCGGAACCGGTTCCGGCAACGCGTTGTTCAGTCGCTGCAGATCGTCCCACACGATCGTCCCATCGCCTCCGGAGATGCCTCCGGAGCAGACCGGCTTGTACAGGCCGACACGGCTCCCGGCCGCGGAGAGAGTCCGGGCGATTTCGCACGTGACGTGCGTTTTCCCAACTTCGGTGTCGGTTCCTGTAATGAACAGCCCGTGCATGACTTCGAGATTTCCTTCCGGCAGATCAGAACTCATGTCGTACTCAGTCGACTGCCCGTTCCGAAGTGGGGCTGACTGATGCGGCAGGCCCCGGCGAAGTCTGCGCAGCCACCGCAATCTGCCCCAGCTACGAAACGGGAGTCATCGGCGCCAGTGGTGGACGTGCCCGGCACGGGGCCCGGACCGCCGATTGACCCTCCTCCACGACCGGCTTACACTCAGTTAAGGGCCGCTGCCATCTTCTGCGCTGCGGGCCGATCTTCTGCAATCTCCATCCCGCACGTCAACGGGAGCAAATCGCATGTCATTGTCTGCTCGTCATTTCCGCAGTTTTCTCTGCTGCGGACTCACTCTGCTGCTTGTGGGCGGGATTGTTCCCGCTGTCGCCAGCGCCCAGCAGGACGGCACCCCGCGAGCGCAACTGCTCAGGTCGGCGACGGATGGCTCTCCCGTCTACATCACCTACTACCCGGCCCTGGAAGATCGCAACCCCCGGGGTGTGATGAATGCCGGGGTGGTCGTTCTGCTGCACGATGAGGGCGGCAGCCGCCTGATCTGGGACAAGACGTCGGCTCCTCCGGGTGGCAAGCCGTTCGCGGAAGTCCTGCAGACTCAGGGCTATGCCGTGATCACGGTCGACCTTCGCAAGCATGGCGAAAGCGTGACCGAGGGAACGACGCCCACACTGAAGGTCTCCGATTACAGTCAGATGGTGCTCGGAGACATGGTGGCCGTCAAGAAGTTCATCTTCGACGAACACCAGCGGCAGCGGCTGAACATGAACAAAATGGCGATCGTGGCTGCAGGAATGAGCGCACCGATCGCTGCCGCCTATGCCGAAGCGGACTGGAGACTGCCTCCGTACGATGACTCGCCGTCGCCGGCCAACCGGACTCCCCGCGGCCAGGACGTGCGGGCCATGGTGCTTCTGTCGCCGAACTCCTCGGCGGGTCGGGTCAATCTCGCCCGGTCGCTGAAGTTCCTGCAGGCTCCCCAACTCGGGATCGCCTTTCTCATCATTGCCGGCACCCGCGACGCGCAGGATCGAAACCAGGGGCGAAACGCCTACCAGATCGTCAGCGCCAACAGACACAATGCGGACCGCACGTACTTCGAACGTCCGAATACGAATGCCCGGGGGACCGACCTGCTCGCGAACCCCGCCGCCAAGGCCGAGATCCCGATTCTCAACTTCCTCGACAAGCACCTCAAAAAGCTCGACATCGAGTGGCAGGATCGCCGCAGCCGACTGGATCGCTGACTCCGCGACCGCCATACTGCTGAACCACACAGCAACAAGGGGCGACGTCATCACGACGTGGCCCCTTCTTCCTTCCCACCTGCAACGCCGCGGGCAGCCGCGACCGCCCACCTTCCCGCCTGAACTCTGTCCATGTCCGACGCGTCCCGCCTGCTGATCACGTTGTGTACGTTCAATGAGCGGGACAACATCCGGAACCTCATCCCCGAGATTCTCGAACACGCTCCCCAGGCGGATGTTCTCGTCGTCGACGACAATTCACCTGATGGAACCGGGGAGCTTGCCGAACAGATGGGACAGGACGATCCCCGCATCCTCACCATGCGTCGGGTCGGTCAGCGTGGCCTTGGTTCTGCGACGGTCGCCGCGTTTCGCTATGCCTGCGAGCACGACTACGACTGGGTCATCAACCTCGACGCCGACTTCTCGCATCCCCCGCGCTACATCCCCGACCTGCTCGCCCGCCGTGACGAGGCGGATATCGTGATCGGTTCGCGGTACATCAGTGGTGGCCGCATCGTGGGCTGGCAGATCCGTCGCCACCTCATGAGCCGCTGCATCAACATCTATGCGCGGCTGATGCTGGGTCTGCGAACGAAAGACAACAGCGGCAGCTACCGGCTGTACCGGGCCTCACAACTGAAGAAGATCGACTTCGATGGCATCCGGTCGACCGGCTATGCCTTCCAGGAAGAGATCCTGTTCCGTTGCCGCCAGGTCGGCTGCACGTTCGCGGAGGTTCCGATCACCTTCGAAGAACGCCGCTACGGCGTCACGAAGATCAACCTGCGGGAGGCGGTCATCGCGGTCTACGTGCTCGGGACGCTCCGGTTCTGGCCGGAATGAGGCCCAGGGCGACGTCCGTCGCTCACTGATGCGTGTGGGCGGCGTCGGGGAACTGTCCTTCGCGAACTTCAGAAACGTACTCTCTGGTCGCCTGCTGGATCGTGCTCCGCAGGTCGGCATACCGCTTCAGGAACTTCGGCTCGAATCCGGTCGTCATCCCGAACATGTCCGGTGTCACCAGCACCTGCCCGTCGCAGCCCGGACCGGCACCGATGCCGATTGTGGGAACAGCAACCGCTTCGGTGATGGCCGTCGCGATGTCGCCGGGAATCAGCTCCAGGACGATTCCGAAGGCACCGGCATCGGCGGCGCTCTTTGCATCTGCGAGCAGTCGATCGGACTCCCGCTGGATTGCGGACATCCGCCCCAGCATCCGGACCGCTTGCGGCCGCAGTCCCACGTGCGCCATGACGGGGATATCGGCGTTCGTCAGCGCTTCGATGGTTTTGGCCTGCTGCACGCCGCCTTCGAGTTTGACGGCGGTCGCACCGGTTTCCTTCAGGATCCGGCCGGCACTCTCGATGGCCTGCTGCGGACTGACCTGGTACGTCAGAAACGGCAGATCGACGATGACCAGGGCGTGCCGCACGGCGCGGGCCACCATCTCGCCGTGATAAATGATCTGATCGAGTGTCACCGGCAGCGTGGTGTCCCGTCCCTGAACGACCATGCCGAGCGTATCGCCGACCAGCAGACTGTCGACGCCCGCCTCATCGAGCATCTGAGCCCACAGATAATCGTAGGCGGTCAGCATCGTCAGCTTGCGTCCATCCGCTTTCGCCCGCACGAAGCGGGGAACGGTCATCGGACGCCGCTTGGCCTTTTGTGTCTCGTCCATGGTTGCCTCCCTGATGGGTCGACGCACGGTCCGTACCGGCTGCGTCGACCAAACGACAACGAGGGCGGCCGAAGCCGCCCCCAGTTCGATAGCATTTCCTGTTGACCGGCCCCGTCGTAAAGGGGACGTGCCGGGTCGCGGCACCGTCTCAGGTGCCCGTCCCCGTGATCTTGCCCCGGGCCGTGAACGTCACCGGTTGCGGACGCCCCTTGATCGTCAGCGTGAACAGCTCCTCGAAGTCGCCCGGCTCCGATGGGGGAGTGACCGTCAGCGGCAGGATGTGGACGGTCTTGGTCGCGTTCGACATCCGCACCTTGTAGCAGTCACGGTCCGATTCACACTCGATACGATCGATCGAGAACGGTTTGCGGCCCCGCACGACGACATTGAACGTTTTGGCAACACCCGGCTGGAGTGTTCCCAGCGGCAACGGTGCCGGCGTGACAACAATATCCGGCTCCACAAGACCTTCGACAGCGACCGGGACGTACGGGTTCGCTTCGTCGTCGGTCACCAGCACCAGTTGGTCGCGAACGGCTCCCAGCGGTGCTTCCGGCGAGAGTCGCACGGTCAGGTTGTATCGGACCTGCCCGCCGGACCGCTGAACTTCCTCGACTTCGGCACTCACCAGCGGGTTGCCGGTCTTCACCTCCCGGATGGTCCAGTCGGAGCGGCCGGCATAGGAAATCTGAAGCTGACGCTCGGCCCCCGCTCCCGTATCGACACTGCCAAAGTTGGCGCTTCCCGGGGTCAGCACGACGTCCGAACGGATGTAGGCCGTAATCGGGATCCGGACCTTCTCAGAGGCGCCGCCGGCGAAGCTGACGGTCACGTCGACGTTGGAATTCTTGCGTCGCATGAACTTCTGCGTGTTCATCGCGACTTCTACCCAGGCAACTTCGCCCGTCTTCAGCACGCGGTTCTTCGGAGCATCGGCCACCGTGCAACCGCACGTCGTCGAGACGTCCAGGATGGTCACGGTTTCTTCGTACAGATTCCGCACCGCGATCTTGTGCCGTACGTCCGCCCCCCGGGCGACCACCCCGAAATCGTGGGTGAGTTCCGAGAACATTTTCTCGGCCCAGTTGAGCTCGCGGCCCGAATCGTCAGCAGCGGCCTGAGCCGCCAGGCAGACCAGGACCAGCGACGCCGTCATCACTCCACTACAAACCGTTCGCATCTGCATTCGTCACTCCCCGTCTGGGCATAGCCGCAACCGGGTCGTCAGATCATGTCACGCTCCGGGCTGACGACTGCACGATCGGCGGACGATCCGCCGCTTTCCTGACCGCGCGCAGCTGTCAACCTGACCCAACCGACCCTGATTCTAGGAACTCCGCTTTGAATCCGTCCAGATCATCTCCGCGACCGATCCTGCCACGACAATGCCGGCAGATCGGTCGGCTGCAGACCAAGGCGGGGAACATTGACGCCACGCGCCGCGACGAAACCGCAGGCAGTGGGACCGCTTACGCGAGCCTCCCCGTCGACAGCCTTCCCGCAAACAGGCAGAGGGTCAACCAGTTTTGTCCCGAGCAGGCTCCATTCACTCCCCGGCAGGTTCGTGCTGCCGGTTCCGGTGCCGTCGACGATCGCTCCGATTCCTGCGAACGAACGACCTGTTCAGCGTGGGCAAACGGCACGCCCGGACAACCGCCCGCCGGTTTTCTCCCTTCCGGGCATTTGATACGATTTTGCCAGTTTACGTAGCCGTTCGTGGCAGCCGCCCGAACGGTCTGGCCGTCGTCATGACAGGAGGCAGCGATTGATGTGCCCGGCTCGTCCACGTTCCCTGGCTTCGGCCGTTTCGTCTCTCTTCTGCGCCGGACTCGTCCTGGCCGTCGTATTTGCCCTGGTGGCCGCGCCACTCCGGTCCTCGGCGGACGACGCCCCCTCGAAGGCCTCTGCGAGTCCGCCCGCCGATGAGGCGGAGGCGGCCGCTGCCCAGGCGCCGGCCGAAAATCCCTTCCCGGGTCGCTTTCCCGCTCCCAGCCTCGATGGCGGCGTGGAGTGGTTCAACACCAGCGGTCCGATCGACCTGAAGGATCTGCGCGGCAAAATCGTTCTGCTCGACTTCTGGACCTACTGCTGCATCAACTGCATTCACGTCATCCCGGACCTGAAGTACCTCGAAGAGAAGTACGCCGACCAGCTTGTTGTCATCGGTGTGCACGCGCCGAAATTCGAGAACGAGAAGGACAGCGAAAACATCCGCCGGGCGATTCTGCGTTATGAGATCGAACACCCGGTCGTCAACGACGCCAACATGACGATCGCCCGCAAGTACTTCTTCAACTCCTGGCCGACGCTGGTCCTCATCGATCCGGAAGGACAGTTCGTCGGCCGTCAGCCGGGCGAAGGACATCGCGAGCTGTTCGACACCGTCATCGGCCGGATGGTCGAGTACCACCGGGCCAAAGGGACGCTCGACGAGACTCCGATCCGATTCGATCTCGAGAAAGACAAGGTCGAGCCGACACCGCTCCGATTCCCGGGGAAAGTGCTGGCCGATCAGGCCGGAAACCGACTGTTCATCTCCGACAGCAACCACAATCGGATCATCATCTCCGACCTCGAAGGGAATCTGCTCGACACCATCGGCACCGGTGCGATCGGAAACCGGGACGGCGGTTACGACGAGGCTCAGTTCGATCACCCGCAGGGCATGGCCCTGGTCGGCGAGACGCTCTACGTCGCCGACACCGAGAACCACCTGATTCGCACCGTCGACCTGGCCAGTCGGTCCGTCTCGACACTGGCTGGAACAGGCGTA
This region includes:
- a CDS encoding HAD family hydrolase, whose product is MSVKIRAVVFDCDGLMFNTEEIFHEATHTLLRRRGKVPTAEMFHQMMGRRAEESFQVLIDHNGLDETFESIRVEYFEIFFALIERSIAPMPGLLELLDHLEVRNLPKGVATSSERSYLQKLLGRFELTSRFHMMLTAEDVTRGKPNPEIYLRAAELLEVEPAEMLVLEDSEAGTRAAAAAGAHIISVPHEHSRHQDFSSARAMARGLHDPVIRSLLEA
- a CDS encoding 3-keto-disaccharide hydrolase encodes the protein MSAADANRTDFRRWCFPAPAAALVMVFAVASLAPIGTSFGEETKSAAASDAKSNEKADSEKGWRPLFDGKSLENWKVTDFGGQGSVIVREKDKVLRIEQGEPLTGITWTGKDLPRVNYEIQLEAQRVDGNDFFCGLTFPVKKNCCSLILGGWGGGLTGISSINGFDASENETTDFVSFENGKWYSVRVVVTDTHIRAWVGDEMLADVDYSEKNIDVRLEMELCKPLGLATFQTVSDVRNFRIRELKPEAAKEGQ
- the bioD gene encoding dethiobiotin synthase; this encodes MSSDLPEGNLEVMHGLFITGTDTEVGKTHVTCEIARTLSAAGSRVGLYKPVCSGGISGGDGTIVWDDLQRLNNALPEPVPVDRICPQRFVAPLAPPVAAREEGRTIDEQLLRTGIHGWDDAADVLLVEGVGGLLCPLTDRETVADLAVDFGFPLLIVSPQRLGTINHTLMTVEVARSRGLHVAGIVMNHVVPPADDSVASNAAEIASRAGVPVIAELPYHPSLGLPGSDPDVKIDWWKVIRATADTEGAVDSND
- a CDS encoding alpha/beta hydrolase — translated: MSLSARHFRSFLCCGLTLLLVGGIVPAVASAQQDGTPRAQLLRSATDGSPVYITYYPALEDRNPRGVMNAGVVVLLHDEGGSRLIWDKTSAPPGGKPFAEVLQTQGYAVITVDLRKHGESVTEGTTPTLKVSDYSQMVLGDMVAVKKFIFDEHQRQRLNMNKMAIVAAGMSAPIAAAYAEADWRLPPYDDSPSPANRTPRGQDVRAMVLLSPNSSAGRVNLARSLKFLQAPQLGIAFLIIAGTRDAQDRNQGRNAYQIVSANRHNADRTYFERPNTNARGTDLLANPAAKAEIPILNFLDKHLKKLDIEWQDRRSRLDR
- a CDS encoding polyprenol monophosphomannose synthase is translated as MSDASRLLITLCTFNERDNIRNLIPEILEHAPQADVLVVDDNSPDGTGELAEQMGQDDPRILTMRRVGQRGLGSATVAAFRYACEHDYDWVINLDADFSHPPRYIPDLLARRDEADIVIGSRYISGGRIVGWQIRRHLMSRCINIYARLMLGLRTKDNSGSYRLYRASQLKKIDFDGIRSTGYAFQEEILFRCRQVGCTFAEVPITFEERRYGVTKINLREAVIAVYVLGTLRFWPE
- the panB gene encoding 3-methyl-2-oxobutanoate hydroxymethyltransferase; the protein is MDETQKAKRRPMTVPRFVRAKADGRKLTMLTAYDYLWAQMLDEAGVDSLLVGDTLGMVVQGRDTTLPVTLDQIIYHGEMVARAVRHALVIVDLPFLTYQVSPQQAIESAGRILKETGATAVKLEGGVQQAKTIEALTNADIPVMAHVGLRPQAVRMLGRMSAIQRESDRLLADAKSAADAGAFGIVLELIPGDIATAITEAVAVPTIGIGAGPGCDGQVLVTPDMFGMTTGFEPKFLKRYADLRSTIQQATREYVSEVREGQFPDAAHTHQ
- a CDS encoding DUF1573 domain-containing protein, giving the protein MQMRTVCSGVMTASLVLVCLAAQAAADDSGRELNWAEKMFSELTHDFGVVARGADVRHKIAVRNLYEETVTILDVSTTCGCTVADAPKNRVLKTGEVAWVEVAMNTQKFMRRKNSNVDVTVSFAGGASEKVRIPITAYIRSDVVLTPGSANFGSVDTGAGAERQLQISYAGRSDWTIREVKTGNPLVSAEVEEVQRSGGQVRYNLTVRLSPEAPLGAVRDQLVLVTDDEANPYVPVAVEGLVEPDIVVTPAPLPLGTLQPGVAKTFNVVVRGRKPFSIDRIECESDRDCYKVRMSNATKTVHILPLTVTPPSEPGDFEELFTLTIKGRPQPVTFTARGKITGTGT